The Nyctibius grandis isolate bNycGra1 chromosome 3, bNycGra1.pri, whole genome shotgun sequence genome window below encodes:
- the RNF138 gene encoding E3 ubiquitin-protein ligase RNF138 isoform X1 → MAEAAVAAAAACFSEDDFYCPVCWEVFQTPVRTANCQHVFCRKCFLTAIRESGTHCPLCRGSVTKKERTYPKRALDVENSMKKASGGCRCCEKQVRFSWMRQHYKTCKKYQDEYGVSSIIPNLQISQDSTGNSSRRDAISDNGEMANNQILQGETSGHPTFRCPLCQEANFTRQRLLDHCNNRHLYQIVPVICPICVSLPWADTNQVTRNLVSHLNLRHRFDYGEFVNLQLDEEAQYQNAVQESCHVNF, encoded by the exons ATGGCCGAGGCAGCCgtcgcggcggcggcggcgtgcTTCAGCGAGGATGATTTTTACTGTCCCGTCTGCTGGGAGGTGTTCCAAACGCCCGTGAGGACTGCGAACTGCCAGCACGT GTTTTGCAGGAAGTGCTTCTTGACAGCTATCAGAGAAAGTGGAACACATTGTCCTCTCTGCCGGGGGAGCGTgactaaaaaagaaagaacatatcCCAAAAGGGCTCTAGATGTTGAAAACAGTATGAAGAAAGCTTCTGGGGGCTGTAGATGCTGTGAGAAGCAG GTTAGATTTTCGTGGATGAGACAGCACTATAAAACGTGTAAGAAGTATCAGGATGAATATGGTGTTTCTTCTATTATTCCAAACTTACAGATTTCCCAAGATTCAACAGGGAACAG TAGCAGGAGGGATGCAATATCTGATAATGGCGAGATGGCTAATAATCAAATACTTCAAGGAGAAACAAG TGGACATCCAACCTTCAGATGCCCCCTGTGTCAGGAAGCAAATTTTACCAGACAACGTTTGCTGGATCACTGTAATAATAGACATCTTTATCAGATAGTTCCTGTA ATCTGTCCTATTTGTGTATCTCTTCCTTGGGCAGATACTAACCAGGTTACTAGAAATCTTGTTAGCCATCTAAATCTAAGACACCGGTTTGACTACGGAGAATTTGTG aATCTTCAGCTTGATGAAGAAGCCCAGTACCAAAATGCAGTTCAAGAATCATGTCATGTGAACTTTTAA
- the RNF138 gene encoding E3 ubiquitin-protein ligase RNF138 isoform X2 — MAEAAVAAAAACFSEDDFYCPVCWEVFQTPVRTANCQHVFCRKCFLTAIRESGTHCPLCRGSVTKKERTYPKRALDVENSMKKASGGCRCCEKQVRFSWMRQHYKTCKKYQDEYGVSSIIPNLQISQDSTGNSRRDAISDNGEMANNQILQGETSGHPTFRCPLCQEANFTRQRLLDHCNNRHLYQIVPVICPICVSLPWADTNQVTRNLVSHLNLRHRFDYGEFVNLQLDEEAQYQNAVQESCHVNF, encoded by the exons ATGGCCGAGGCAGCCgtcgcggcggcggcggcgtgcTTCAGCGAGGATGATTTTTACTGTCCCGTCTGCTGGGAGGTGTTCCAAACGCCCGTGAGGACTGCGAACTGCCAGCACGT GTTTTGCAGGAAGTGCTTCTTGACAGCTATCAGAGAAAGTGGAACACATTGTCCTCTCTGCCGGGGGAGCGTgactaaaaaagaaagaacatatcCCAAAAGGGCTCTAGATGTTGAAAACAGTATGAAGAAAGCTTCTGGGGGCTGTAGATGCTGTGAGAAGCAG GTTAGATTTTCGTGGATGAGACAGCACTATAAAACGTGTAAGAAGTATCAGGATGAATATGGTGTTTCTTCTATTATTCCAAACTTACAGATTTCCCAAGATTCAACAGGGAACAG CAGGAGGGATGCAATATCTGATAATGGCGAGATGGCTAATAATCAAATACTTCAAGGAGAAACAAG TGGACATCCAACCTTCAGATGCCCCCTGTGTCAGGAAGCAAATTTTACCAGACAACGTTTGCTGGATCACTGTAATAATAGACATCTTTATCAGATAGTTCCTGTA ATCTGTCCTATTTGTGTATCTCTTCCTTGGGCAGATACTAACCAGGTTACTAGAAATCTTGTTAGCCATCTAAATCTAAGACACCGGTTTGACTACGGAGAATTTGTG aATCTTCAGCTTGATGAAGAAGCCCAGTACCAAAATGCAGTTCAAGAATCATGTCATGTGAACTTTTAA